The following is a genomic window from Adhaeribacter radiodurans.
GATTTCTGCTACTGTTTATACTTCTTTGCATAAGCTATATGCGGCCACCGCAGACTATAAACCCGCTTATAATTACCAGACCTTAGCTCAACAATACCAGGACAGTATTTTGGGAGAAAAACAATTAAAAATAATAAATGAATTAGAGGTAAAGTACCAATCGCTGCAAAAAGATAAGGAATTGGCCCAACAACAATTGCAACTAGAAAAGAGCAGGCAATATGTAATTTATAGCATTGGCGCCTTTTTGATTGCTTTATTGGTGGTTCTGTTACTGTATCTGTATTTTAATTACAAAGGAAAGATTTACCACAAACAATTAAAAGCTGTTCAGCAGGAAAAAGAAATACAGGTGTTACAGGCCTTGATGCAGGGCGAAGAAAAAGAACGCACCCGCATTGCCCGGGACCTGCACGATGAGGTAGCCGGTATGCTGGCGGCCGCTAAAATGCACATGAATTCGCTGGTTTTACAGGCACAGGAAATTATTCAGCATAAAGGTTACCACCAGGTAGTAGATCTTTTGGACGAAGCTTCGGTGTCGGTGAGGAAAACGGCGCACAACTTAATGCCGGAGGTGTTAATGCAACATGGTTTAGATAAAGCCTTGTGCCGCTTTTGTAACAACATAAGCAATGATAAACTGCTGGTGGTGCAATACGATTCGTGGGGAGACATTGGCAGGTTTGCGGCAGAATTTGAGCTGTCGGTTTACAGAATTGTGCAGGAACTGTTAAACAATACCATCAAACACGCTCATGCTACCGAAGCTATTGTACAGTTAAGCTACCAGGGTAATGTCCTTTCGATTACAATAGAGGATTACGGAGTTGGTATTAATCTGAATAACCTTTCCGAAGAGGGGATGGGTATGCATAGTTTGAGGTCGCGGGTAAATGCTCTCCAGGGCAAAATAGATGTTTCTTCAGATGTTGGGCAGGGCGTAAGTGTTTATCTGGAGTTTGATACTACTGAATGTACCGTGGAATCCGTGAGGGAAGAAATAACAAGATAGTTATCTGATGTTTAAACCGGAATGTTTATACTAGTTACATAAGGTAAACTTTTAAACCCAGTTATTTAGTAGCTGTATACACTTTTTCAATATAAAGCTTCCTGGCTATAATTCAATCAAGCGCATTGTGTGAAAGCAATAACACCTAACGCGGGAGAAAAAATTGCTATGTGTATTAATTGGCAAGAAGTTTTACAAGGTCTACCCAATAGTTAGTTTTCTGATGCACCCTTCTTTTCCAATTTCACATTTAATAGTTAATTTTGAATTCTTATGAGACTATTAAATATTTTATTGGCAGGCATTTTATGCCTGAATCTTACTTCTTTGCTGGGGAAACCAGTTACTTTAAATACCAAAGGCTTAGCTACTCCTCCTCCTCGTATCATTCGTACCTGCTGCTCATTTGGTTCTGAGTTAAAAATGGCAGTTATACCGGTAAAAAAGGTTACGCAAATTAGTTGTATCAGCAATTTAGGTCCACATCAATATTTAGGCAGCAGTAAAGAAGGTAACGGCATCATTTATACCAAACACGGCGGTTTTGTTGATATGGGCCACTTACGTGATCAAGCCGATTGGACAGCCTACCTGTATGCTTTAATTCGGGAAAGTCAAAAAAATGGCGTAACAATCCAACGCTTGGGACATGAAGGTGGTACAAAAGAGTTAAACCTGAATATACCCGCCGATTTAGATAGCACAGATGCCATTTTATTGGCTGGCCGGATTGCTTATGACTTATCGGTGTGGCACGAAATAGCCACCTGGTATGGCGCCTCTTATATCCCTTTTGTTACCGAACGGTATTCCAGCTTTTCTATCGAAGATGCATACTCCAACTTATTAGGGGTTACCTTGGGCATGGAAGCTCTTAAAAGCGATTTACCCTACGAGCAAGCCATAACTCAATTAATAGCCAAAACATTAAATAATTTAGAAGCTGTAGCCACTGAAGCAGATACCCATGCTGCCATGGAAAGTGTACTTAATGTTTGGTGGACACGCGATAAAAGGTTACCTAGCGGCAAAATATTGTTGGCGCGCCAGATAGAGGTTTATCCAGTTGTAAGGCCTTTGCTTCTCCCGGGTACAGCTAACGCCCTAGATGCAGCTGCTTTTGAGTTAACTGTTCCGGACCAGACACAAGCTCATAAGTCCTTATCTGACTTTTACCAGCTTACGATTAAGCCAAGCTATAAAGTGCCGCTTCACTTAATTTTTCCGGAAGAAGAAAAACATTTTGTTACCCAAACAGATTTTGCTTTACTTCTGCGCCAGATTGAAAAAGAAGAGCGGGCCCAACAACTGCAAACTAATTCACGAATCGTAAATTGGCGGTCTGGTAGTTGAAATATTTTTGTTCATATTGATTATTAATCTCAGATAAATTACTACAACAAAAGGCCCATAATACATGGGCCTTTTTCGTTTTTTACTCCTTCATATTGCTATCTTATCCAGGTGTATAAACTCAGACTGGCGGCATGCAGGGGCAGCTAAGCAAACCTTCTTGTTGTAGGTTCTGCCGTGTCAGGTGTTATCACCTGACACTTAATGACAGCATTAAAATCTACAACAACTTACAAACCCCCAATTCCTTTTCCTTTACCTTCAAAATAAATGTTTTCGGGTCGATGCGGTATTTGCGGGAGAACATTTCCACGGTGAGGCGTTCGTTGGGTTCGCAGAGTACCAGTTCCAGTTTTTTCTGGCCAGGTGATTCCTGTGCGGCTTGTTCAATATGGTCGATTTGCAGAGCATTCAGAGTACGAAGGTCGATGTCTAACCGAACACCCTGGGCTAATTTTTCGGCCACATCGCCGAGCAATTGCATGTTGGTAGGCTTCAATTCCCACTGGTCTTCTGATTTATAACGCAAGGTTACTTTGCCTTTTACAAACAAGAACATACCGTCTTTTAAATAAGGCGAGAACTTTACGTAATCTTCCCCGAACAAAGCCAGACCTAAAGTAGAATCATAATCTTCCAGGGTAAACAGCGCAAATGGATTTCCGTTTTTTCCCGTCCGGATGACAATATTACTTACAATACCGGCCACTGAAATATCGCGGTTTTTGTATTCGGCAATTCGGTCCAAAGGACAAGTGCAGTACGAGTCAATTTCTAATTTAAACTGGTCGAGCGGGTGACCGGAAATGTAAAAACCTACCACTTCTTTTTCCCGGCGCAGCATTTCGGTTTGGCTCCAAGGTGCTACTTCCGGTACTTTGGGCAAGGGAATTTGCACGGCACTACCACCGCCAAACAACGATTGTTGGGAGGAACTTTGCTCGGCCTGGTATTGGTTACCAAAACGGATAGATTTTTCGAGTAAATTCAGGTTTTCGCCGTCGGGTATTTCAATGTATTGCGCCCGGTGGTAGCGCTCAAACGAATCGAATGCTCCGGCTTGGGCTAAACTTTCAAAAGTTTTCTTGTTTACTGCCCGCAAATTGGCTCGTTTGGCAAAGTCAAAAACATCGGAGTAGGGTCCTTTTTTCTCCCGTTCTTCCAGAATAGCTTCTACCGCTGCTTCGCCAGTTCCTTTTACCGCTCCTAAACCAAAACGAATAGCGCCATCTTTGTTAACGTTAAATTTATAGATGGATTCGTTCACGTCCGGACCCAACACCGGTACTTGCTGG
Proteins encoded in this region:
- a CDS encoding tetratricopeptide repeat-containing sensor histidine kinase; protein product: MLPICTFADIHFTQKPDSNLIKQLLDSGYVMESINPQAALNIYAEANQISKKINYVLGQAKAQHYSGIVYSDRSEYQSALMRYQKAMKLYQQINYKRGIGACYTNMGNLFRYQGKLDSALAYHQFAINFFKQSSQLDGLSMAYGNAGGIFQQMKQFEKANNYFTQAVNAAAQVNDSLSLCRALINKGTALNDLKKYDESVKINIQALKIAELLQDDYGLQLANINFADHYKRKKQYARAIQFGLKGLHYAQKLSTPYDVADIKKRIGDLYLENGNFAKAKTFYLEAIELSEKIKATEISATVYTSLHKLYAATADYKPAYNYQTLAQQYQDSILGEKQLKIINELEVKYQSLQKDKELAQQQLQLEKSRQYVIYSIGAFLIALLVVLLLYLYFNYKGKIYHKQLKAVQQEKEIQVLQALMQGEEKERTRIARDLHDEVAGMLAAAKMHMNSLVLQAQEIIQHKGYHQVVDLLDEASVSVRKTAHNLMPEVLMQHGLDKALCRFCNNISNDKLLVVQYDSWGDIGRFAAEFELSVYRIVQELLNNTIKHAHATEAIVQLSYQGNVLSITIEDYGVGINLNNLSEEGMGMHSLRSRVNALQGKIDVSSDVGQGVSVYLEFDTTECTVESVREEITR
- a CDS encoding DUF4056 domain-containing protein, producing the protein MRLLNILLAGILCLNLTSLLGKPVTLNTKGLATPPPRIIRTCCSFGSELKMAVIPVKKVTQISCISNLGPHQYLGSSKEGNGIIYTKHGGFVDMGHLRDQADWTAYLYALIRESQKNGVTIQRLGHEGGTKELNLNIPADLDSTDAILLAGRIAYDLSVWHEIATWYGASYIPFVTERYSSFSIEDAYSNLLGVTLGMEALKSDLPYEQAITQLIAKTLNNLEAVATEADTHAAMESVLNVWWTRDKRLPSGKILLARQIEVYPVVRPLLLPGTANALDAAAFELTVPDQTQAHKSLSDFYQLTIKPSYKVPLHLIFPEEEKHFVTQTDFALLLRQIEKEERAQQLQTNSRIVNWRSGS